A stretch of the Solanum dulcamara chromosome 6, daSolDulc1.2, whole genome shotgun sequence genome encodes the following:
- the LOC129892972 gene encoding LOW QUALITY PROTEIN: uncharacterized protein LOC129892972 (The sequence of the model RefSeq protein was modified relative to this genomic sequence to represent the inferred CDS: substituted 2 bases at 2 genomic stop codons), which translates to MILTPRVINGEIFDGAYYLAQAPSNILASQPHFPHLLSASPNNNHILEITLISVQDLSPVCKSLRTYALTWVNPNRKRTTHVDNQGHNNPNWNDKFSFCVDEFLKSESSAVHVEIYTVSWFRDILVGTVKVILKNLINRFDNNTNNHNKKFVALQIRRPSGNPQGILNIGVAIIDKSKRSMPLFNEITPLSLDHRDILDRINDINAQDQMINNDDNNQNDEKLRINDKIQMXXSHSLGYSEVNNGEFPNQARSIINGTGTTRKNTEENRRRIVFMIWKYILFRIHNCMWIR; encoded by the coding sequence ATGATTTTGACTCCACGTGTTATAAATGGTGAAATATTTGACGGCGCTTATTATTTGGCCCAAGCACCGTCAAATATTCTCGCATCTCAACCTCATTTCCCGCATCTCCTTTCTGCTTCCCCTAACAACAACCATATTCTCGAAATCACTCTCATTTCTGTCCAAGATCTATCTCCCGTATGCAAATCCCTTCGTACATATGCCCTAACTTGGGTAAATCCCAATCGTAAACGCACCACCCATGTTGACAATCAAGGTCACAACAATCCCAATTGGAATGACAAGTTCTCGTTTTGTGTAGACGAATTCCTTAAATCTGAATCCTCAGCTGTTCATGTTGAAATTTACACCGTTTCATGGTTTCGCGATATTCTTGTAGGAACTGTTAAAGTTATTCTCAAAAATCTCATCAATCGTTTCGATAACAACACCAACAATCACAACAAAAAATTTGTAGCTCTTCAAATCCGTCGTCCTTCTGGTAATCCACAAGGAATACTCAATATAGGTGTAGCTATTATTGACAAATCAAAACGGAGTATGCCTCTATTCAATGAAATTACGCCTTTATCATTGGATCATAGAGACATTTTAGACAGGATCAATGATATTAATGCTCAAGATCAAATGATCAACAACGATGACAACAATCAAAACGATGAGAAATTGCGAATAAATGACAAAATTCAAATGTAGTAATCACATAGCCTAGGTTATTCAGAGGTTAACAACGGAGAATTTCCCAATCAAGCACGCTCAATCATAAACGGAACAGGAACAACGAGGAAGAACACGGAGGAAAACAGACGAAGGATTGTATTCATGATTTGGAAATACATATTGTTTCGAATTCACAATTGTATGTGGATCAGGTAA
- the LOC129891394 gene encoding putative clathrin assembly protein At2g25430: MALSIRKAIGAVKDQTSISLAKVTSNVAPDLEVLVVKATTHDNDPADEKYIREILHLTSNYRGYVSAFVFAVSKRLSKTHDWVVALKALILVHRLLTDGDPVLGHEIMYASRRGMRVLNMSGFRDEAHSNSWDHSGFVRTYAIYLDQKLELTTYDRKLNDVDGYGQYRSDGHGTDRRKRFFNEPDESAGREEKSGVTPVREMKPEKVLERLNQLLQLLDRFLACRPTGAAKNSRMVLVALYSLVKESFKLYADICEVLQILLDRFAEMEYADCVKTFDAYVSAAKMIDQLVGTYNWCKDIGIARSSEFPEVQVITDKLLGTLEGFLRERANRPRSPEINRAESSSAVKEEKTPDMNEIKALPPPENHTPPPPTPAQPVPQPRPHTQQVTEDLVNLKDDGVTADGEGNKMALALFSGSVAKGNDSWEAFPSDGETGQVTSAWQTPAAEIGKADWELALVETASNLSKQTADLAGGFDSLLLNGMYDQGTVRQHLNNTQVTGGSASSVALPGVGKTAKPMLALPAPDGTVQPVGNQDPFAASLAVPPPSYVQMAEQERKQHLLMQEQQLWQQYASNGMQGQLGLSRLAGTTPGYYGSGMQPSMPYGMGQPAGYYFTPL; this comes from the coding sequence ATGGCGCTGAGTATTAGGAAGGCAATTGGTGCAGTGAAAGATCAAACTAGTATAAGCCTAGCTAAAGTGACGAGCAATGTTGCGCCAGACCTTGAAGTATTGGTGGTGAAAGCAACCACTCATGATAATGATCCAGCAGATGAGAAATATATTAGGGAGATTTTGCACTTGACCTCTAATTATCGAGGGTATGTGAGTGCTTTTGTTTTTGCAGTGTCGAAGAGGTTAAGCAAAACCCATGATTGGGTTGTGGCGTTGAAGGCCTTAATCCTTGTGCATAGGCTTTTAACTGATGGAGACCCTGTACTTGGTCACGAGATCATGTATGCAAGTCGGAGAGGGATGAGGGTTTTGAATATGTCTGGTTTTCGTGATGAAGCGCACTCTAATTCATGGGATCATTCTGGATTCGTTAGGACTTACGCCATTTATTTAGATCAGAAGCTTGAGTTGACTACTTATGATAGGAAGTTGAATGACGTTGATGGTTATGGTCAGTATCGGTCCGATGGACATGGGACGGATAGGAGAAAGAGGTTCTTTAATGAGCCTGATGAGTCTGCTGGAAGGGAAGAGAAAAGTGGCGTGACGCCAGTCAGAGAAATGAAGCCTGAGAAGGTTTTAGAGAGGTTGAATCAATTGCTTCAGCTTCTTGATAGGTTCTTGGCTTGTAGACCGACTGGTGCAGCCAAGAATAGTAGGATGGTGCTGGTGGCATTATATTCTCTTGTGAAGGAGAGCTTCAAGCTTTATGCTGATATTTGTGAGGTATTACAGATTTTGTTGGATCGGTTTGCAGAGATGGAGTATGCTGATTGTGTCAAgacttttgatgcttatgttagTGCAGCAAAGATGATCGATCAGCTTGTGGGCACTTACAATTGGTGCAAGGATATTGGGATTGCAAGGTCATCCGAGTTCCCAGAAGTGCAAGTCATCACTGATAAGCTTTTGGGCACGCTTGAGGGCTTCTTGAGAGAGAGGGCAAATAGGCCAAGGAGCCCTGAGATAAATAGAGCAGAGAGTTCATCAGCAGTTAAAGAGGAGAAAACACCAGATATGAATGAAATTAAAGCTCTCCCACCACCCGAGAATCACACACCTCCTCCTCCCACCCCTGCTCAACCTGTACCTCAGCCAAGGCCACATACTCAGCAGGTAACTGAAGACTTGGTGAATTTGAAGGATGATGGAGTGACAGCTGATGGCGAGGGCAATAAAATGGCATTAGCTCTGTTTTCTGGGTCTGTAGCCAAGGGGAATGACTCCTGGGAAGCATTCCCGTCTGATGGAGAGACCGGACAAGTAACTTCAGCTTGGCAGACACCAGCTGCTGAGATTGGCAAAGCTGACTGGGAGTTAGCATTGGTAGAAACCGCCAGTAATTTGTCAAAGCAGACGGCTGATTTAGCAGGTGGTTTTGATTCGCTTTTGTTGAACGGGATGTACGATCAGGGCACCGTGAGGCAGCACCTGAACAATACTCAGGTGACTGGTGGGAGTGCCAGCAGTGTAGCATTGCCTGGAGTGGGAAAGACCGCAAAGCCTATGCTCGCGTTACCTGCCCCTGATGGAACAGTCCAACCAGTAGGGAACCAAGATCCATTTGCTGCTTCCCTTGCTGTGCCACCTCCTTCTTACGTCCAAATGGCAGAACAGGAGAGGAAACAACATTTGTTAATGCAGGAACAACAACTGTGGCAGCAATACGCAAGCAATGGGATGCAAGGTCAATTGGGTTTGTCCAGACTTGCAGGAACAACCCCGGGCTACTATGGCTCTGGAATGCAACCATCAATGCCTTATGGTATGGGACAGCCAGCAGGTTATTACTTCACTCCCCTCTGA